A genomic stretch from Nodularia sp. NIES-3585 includes:
- a CDS encoding ParM/StbA family protein, producing the protein MPNIHALQKIFPAGFDNGYGSLKLFVDGFEVVRIPSYISTADMEDVPGRIILDGAAYTVGESAFRTGYHFDRNTDHNENKIKNALLMLLGGLAHLPHRKAWHLKLVVSLHDIGLAENLKQELNGEYQPILAGKKSDVTIEILKVVPEGMGALFGHPLPPKLTVLDFGNGTTLYSRYNQGKREVHTPYPAGVEVLIEDIAEKMKRLNGGKIGNASQIRFCLEGGHTRYSRDIDIKEIYSICLKDWYEKFLKKPVGLTLDAKHQGDEIWAIGGGCLLPGFKKLLEKNGFKILDNPVEANACGLLEMAKAMMNKNL; encoded by the coding sequence ATGCCCAACATTCACGCCTTGCAAAAAATTTTTCCAGCAGGATTCGATAACGGTTACGGCAGCCTGAAACTTTTCGTCGATGGATTTGAAGTCGTTCGCATCCCCAGCTATATTTCCACCGCAGATATGGAAGATGTTCCAGGAAGAATAATTCTGGATGGTGCTGCTTACACCGTAGGAGAATCTGCATTTCGTACAGGTTATCATTTTGATCGCAACACTGACCATAACGAAAACAAAATTAAAAATGCGCTGTTGATGTTACTCGGTGGATTAGCGCATCTGCCACATCGTAAAGCTTGGCATTTAAAATTAGTCGTCAGCTTACATGACATCGGACTAGCAGAAAATTTAAAACAAGAACTCAACGGAGAATATCAGCCAATCCTGGCAGGGAAAAAATCAGATGTCACCATAGAAATTCTCAAAGTCGTCCCAGAAGGAATGGGTGCATTGTTTGGGCATCCGCTTCCCCCCAAGCTCACAGTCCTAGATTTTGGTAATGGCACTACACTTTATTCTCGTTACAACCAAGGAAAGCGAGAAGTTCATACCCCCTACCCCGCAGGTGTAGAAGTTCTCATCGAAGACATTGCCGAAAAAATGAAACGTCTCAACGGCGGGAAAATCGGAAACGCCTCCCAGATTCGATTTTGTTTGGAAGGAGGACATACCAGATACAGTCGTGACATAGACATCAAAGAGATATACAGCATTTGTCTGAAAGATTGGTATGAGAAATTCTTAAAAAAACCCGTAGGTCTGACACTAGATGCCAAACACCAGGGAGATGAAATTTGGGCAATTGGTGGAGGCTGCTTGTTACCGGGATTTAAGAAGCTATTAGAGAAGAACGGGTTCAAAATTCTGGACAATCCCGTAGAAGCTAATGCTTGTGGATTGCTAGAGATGGCAAAAGCCATGATGAACAAGAATTTGTAG
- a CDS encoding ISAs1 family transposase: MSQGFETKFADAPKNCSGQRKSTQVADIGSIQQSLVGHFADIKDPRVERTKKHQLTDILVIAILAVIAGAQGWEDIENYGISKQKWLEEFLALPNGIPSDDTFRRVFEFIDPEALNRCFLSWVETLVTKTGGEIIPIDGKSIRGSYDRNQGKSALHVISAWSSEQHLVLAQMKVEDKSNEITAIPALLELLDITGSIITIDAMGTQTEIAKKIIDSKADYVLALKANHPTLYHQVEQWFETAVAEDFQGIDVSYDQRIEKGHHRTEIRQVWSARVSALGELYQPKVWAGLQSVVMVVRERRLWNKTTREVQFYLTSLHSDAQLLGRAIRKHWGIENQVHWTLDCTFAEDSCRIRSFHSPRNFALLRRIALNALNREQTYKRSLRQKMKRTGMDNDYMIRVLSSCFIDSTLDSSQPLCQA, translated from the coding sequence ATGTCACAAGGCTTTGAAACTAAATTTGCTGATGCTCCCAAAAATTGTAGTGGTCAGAGAAAGTCAACACAAGTGGCAGATATTGGCAGTATTCAACAGAGTTTAGTGGGGCATTTTGCGGATATCAAAGACCCCAGAGTAGAGCGAACCAAAAAACACCAACTCACAGACATCTTAGTAATTGCGATTCTGGCAGTCATCGCCGGAGCGCAGGGATGGGAAGATATTGAGAATTACGGCATCAGTAAGCAAAAGTGGTTAGAAGAGTTCTTGGCACTACCAAACGGAATACCATCAGATGACACTTTCCGTCGGGTGTTTGAGTTCATCGACCCAGAGGCATTAAATCGATGTTTTCTCAGTTGGGTAGAAACCCTGGTTACGAAAACAGGAGGAGAGATTATTCCCATCGATGGGAAAAGCATTAGAGGTTCTTATGACCGAAATCAAGGTAAATCAGCACTTCATGTGATTAGTGCCTGGTCTAGTGAACAACACCTGGTTTTAGCACAGATGAAAGTAGAGGATAAATCCAATGAAATTACTGCGATTCCCGCATTATTGGAATTGTTAGATATCACAGGTTCGATTATTACTATTGATGCAATGGGAACACAAACCGAAATTGCCAAAAAAATTATCGACTCCAAAGCCGATTATGTCCTGGCACTTAAAGCGAATCATCCCACTCTCTACCATCAGGTCGAACAATGGTTTGAAACAGCAGTAGCAGAGGATTTTCAAGGCATTGATGTTAGTTATGACCAACGCATTGAAAAAGGACATCATCGCACGGAAATCCGTCAAGTTTGGTCGGCGAGAGTTTCTGCTCTTGGTGAACTTTACCAACCCAAAGTCTGGGCTGGACTCCAAAGCGTTGTCATGGTTGTTCGGGAGCGTCGTCTTTGGAACAAAACTACTCGTGAGGTTCAATTTTATCTCACTTCTTTACACAGTGATGCTCAACTTTTAGGTCGAGCCATCCGCAAACATTGGGGGATTGAAAACCAAGTTCACTGGACTCTCGATTGTACTTTTGCTGAGGACTCTTGTCGCATTCGCTCTTTCCACAGCCCCCGAAATTTTGCGCTTTTACGACGCATTGCTCTCAATGCCCTCAATCGTGAACAAACTTACAAACGGAGTCTCCGACAAAAAATGAAACGGACTGGTATGGATAACGATTACATGATTCGAGTTCTCAGTTCCTGTTTCATTGACTCTACATTAGATTCTTCTCAGCCCTTATGTCAAGCCTAA